AGCCAGAGCGACGTGTCGCCGTGCGCGGCGCCGCCCAGCCAGCGCGTCTTCCAGGAGGCCGTGCGTCGCGGCAACACCAAGGAGCTGCAGTCGCTGCTGCAGAACATGACGAACTGCGAGTTCAACGTGAACTCCTTCGGGCCCGAGGGGCAGACGGCGTTGCACCAGTCCGTCATCGACGGCAACCTGGAGCTCGTCAAGCTGCTCGTCAAGTTCGGCGCCGACA
This genomic window from Meleagris gallopavo isolate NT-WF06-2002-E0010 breed Aviagen turkey brand Nicholas breeding stock unplaced genomic scaffold, Turkey_5.1 ChrUn_random_7180001913377, whole genome shotgun sequence contains:
- the NRARP gene encoding notch-regulated ankyrin repeat-containing protein translates to SDVSPCAAPPSQRVFQEAVRRGNTKELQSLLQNMTNCEFNVNSFGPEGQTALHQSVIDGNLELVKLLVKFGADIRLANRDGWSALHIAAFGGHQDIVLYLITKAKY